A section of the Tenrec ecaudatus isolate mTenEca1 chromosome 10, mTenEca1.hap1, whole genome shotgun sequence genome encodes:
- the GLIPR2 gene encoding Golgi-associated plant pathogenesis-related protein 1 isoform X2, producing MGKSASKQFNNEVLKAHNEYRQKHGVPPLKLCKKLNQEAQQTLHSHGVEEHQEDGGGKGFRE from the exons CTTCCAAGCAGTTCAACAATGAGGTCCTGAAGGCCCACAATGAGTACCGACAGAAGCATGGTGTCCCCCCACTGAAGCTCTGCAAGAAGCTCAACCAAGAGGCGCAGCA GACACTTCACAGCCATGGTGTGGAAGAACACCAAGAAGATGGGGGTGGGAAAGGCTTCCGCGAGTGA
- the GLIPR2 gene encoding Golgi-associated plant pathogenesis-related protein 1 isoform X1: MGKSASKQFNNEVLKAHNEYRQKHGVPPLKLCKKLNQEAQQYSEALASTRILKHSPESSRGQCGENLAWASYDQPGKEVADRWYSEIKNYNFQQPGFTSGTGHFTAMVWKNTKKMGVGKASASDGSSFVVARYFPAGNVVNQGFFEENVLPPKK; the protein is encoded by the exons CTTCCAAGCAGTTCAACAATGAGGTCCTGAAGGCCCACAATGAGTACCGACAGAAGCATGGTGTCCCCCCACTGAAGCTCTGCAAGAAGCTCAACCAAGAGGCGCAGCA GTATTCTGAAGCCCTGGCCAGCACGAGGATCCTCAAGCACAGCCCGGAGTCCAGTCGGGGCCAATGCGGGGAGAATCTAGCCTGGGCATCCTACGACCAGCCAG GAAAGGAGGTGGCCGACAGATGGTACAGTGAGATCAAGAACTACAACTTCCAGCAACCGGGCTTCACCTCGGGGACGG GACACTTCACAGCCATGGTGTGGAAGAACACCAAGAAGATGGGGGTGGGAAAGGCTTCCGCGAGTGATGGGTCCTCGTTCGTGGTGGCCAGATACTTCCCTGCAGGGAATGTTGTCAACCAGGGTTTCTTTGAGGAAAATGTCCTGCCTCCGAAGAAGTAA